The region GACATGATGCACTTCTTGCGCTGGGTCAGCCTGATTATCGCCACCCCGGTGGTGGTGTACGCCGGCTGGCCGTTCTACACCGCCGCCTGGCGGGATCTGCGCCAGCGTCAGCTGGGCATGGACGTGCCGGTAGCGCTGGCCGTGGGCGGCACCTACATCGCCAGTGCCATTGCCACCGTCACGCGCGGTGGCGAGGTCTATTTTGAATCGGCCACCATGTTTGTGTTTTTCCTGCTGTTGAGTCGCTATCTGGAGATGGGGGCACGCCAGCGCGCCAGCGCGGCGGTGGAAAATCTCGCCACGCTGCTACCGGCGCTGGCCACGCGGCTGAATGCGCAGGGAGAGGAGACCCAGGTCGGGGTCGCCGAACTGGTGCCCGGCGATCGGGTCCGCATCCGACCCGGTGAGACGGTACCGGCCGATGGCGAGGTGCTCAGCGGCACCTCGAGTGTGGACGAATCGTTGCTGACCGGGGAGAGCCTGCCCCGCCCGCGACAGGCCGGCGATGGCCTGATCGGCGGTGCCGTCAACGTGGAGAGTCCGCTGGAGATGCGGGTGACCCGGGTCGGACAGGATACCGTGCTCTCCGGTATTCAGCGGCTGCTGGATCGGGCCCAGAGTGAAAAACCGCGCATAGCCCGGCTGGCCCAGCGCGGCACCGGCCATTTCGTGTTGCTGGTCCTGTTGCTGGCCGCCGGCGCGGGGCTGATCTGGTGGCAGATCGACCCGGCCCGGGCCTTCTGGGTGGCCGTGGCGGTGCTGGTGGTCAGCTGTCCCTGTGCCCTGTCACTGGCCACGCCAGTGGCCATGACCGCCAGTACCGGTCAGTTGACCCGCCGCGGCGTGATTACCACGCGGGGCCACGCGCTGGAGACCCTGGCGCGCATGGATACGCTGATTTTCGACAAAACCGGGACCCTCACCGAGGGTCAGCTGTCGCTCGCCCGGGTCCGCCCGCTGGGCGAGCTGTCGGCGCCACGCGCGCTGGCACTGGCGGCGGCCCTGGAGCAGGGCTCGGAACACCCGCTGGCCCGGGCCATTCGCGCCGAAGCGGGGGCGCCGCCCTCCGTTGAACGGCTGCAGGCGACACCCGGTTGCGGGGTGAGCGGCGAGATCGACGGGGTGACCTACCGGGTAGGGACGCTGGCCTTTGTCAGCGAACTGAGCGGCATCGAGGGCGGCGCGGTACCCGCGGCGACGCCCGGCACGAGCCCGGTCTATCTGGGCTCGGGCGAGGGGATGCTGGCACTGCTGGAGCTGAGCGACCGGCTGCGTTGTGATGCGAAGGCGACCGTGGCCGGACTGCAGGAGCTGGGGATCGAGGTCCGGCTCTTTTCCGGCGATGACGCCGCCGCGGTGAGCCGGGTCGCCGAACAGCTGGGAATTCAACAGGCGCGGGGCGCCCTGCTGCCGGCGGACAAGCTGGCCGGTTTGCGGGAACTGCAGGAGCAGGGGCAGACCGTGGCGATGGTCGGCGACGGGGTCAATGATGCCCCGGTCCTCTCCCAGGCCCATGTCTCCATTGCCATGGCCAGCGGGGTGGAACTGGCCCGCAACAGCGCCGACATGATTTTGCAGTCCAACCGGCTGGGCCATTTGCTGGGGGCCGTCAAGCAGTCACGCGCCACGCTGCGCATCGTTCGCCAGAATATCGGCTGGGCACTGGGGTATAATCTGGTGGCCCTGCCGGTGGCGGCGGCCGGTTTCCTGACGCCCTGGCTTGCCGCGCTGGGCATGTCCCTGAGTTCGCTGCTGGTGGTACTCAATGCCCTGCGCCTGTTACGCGGGGAAAAGCCGGCGTCGGCACCGGATCGGGAAGCCGGGGTTTCACCGCTATCGCCGGTGGCGGATAATGAGGGGCGTCCCGGCTGATAAAGCCGGGAGTGGGAATTCAAGGAGACGTTATGGAGATCCTCTATCTGCTTATCCCCATCGCCGTGATCGTGCTGGCGGTGGCCATCGGGGCGCTGATCTGGGCGGTGCGCAGCGGGCAGTTCGAGGACCTGGAAGGCCCGGCCCACCGGATTTTGATGGATGATGACGATCCGCGGATTCCCAGTCGGCGCCGGGAAGACACCTCCGAAGAGGATAAGGACAGGTCGACTTGATGCGCCGTCCCGGGTTTATTAGAATTTACTTATTGAAGACGACGTTTTTTTGGAGAGCCCCATGAAAGAAATGTTCACGTTCCAGAATTTGCCCATGGTGATTGTGATTGTTCTGGTCGCCATTGCCTGGTTCAGTTTACTGTCCGTGATTATCGCCGGCTGAACCGTTGCCTGCCCGAAAAGTGCGCAGGCGCTTTTCGGGTCGGTTGTTCCCCTCTGCCTGTCACTTTTTCTGTCAAAAGTCCGTCAAACACTCAACTCTGTCGTCGCATTCGCCGATAACTGAATGAACCGCCGGGATTTTTCTCCGTGCGGGAGTCATTTCAAGATGGAGTCTCGGGTTTTTGGCATTTGTGCAACACTCACGCTGTTACGCTTTATTTCTTATGCTTCTGCTCTTATCGGGCGCTGCGCCCCTGTGGGCGGACGCGGCGCCGACGACCGATCTGCGTGTCCTGATCGATATCTCCGGCAGTATGAAGCAGACCGATCCCGACAACCTGCGTCGTCCGGCATTGAAGCTGCTCACCGGTCTGATGCCGGAGGGAACCCGCGCGGGCGTCTGGACGTTCGGACAGTACGTGAACATGGCCGTACCCTACGGGCGGGTTGACGCCGACTGGAAAGCGCGCGCCCGGCGTGAAGCGGACGCGCTCCATTCCCGCGGTCTGTATACCAACATCGAGGCCGCGCTGGAGAAGGCGGCGTTCAACTGGCAATCGCCGGATCCGGCCTATGATCGGCACCTGTTATTACTCACCGACGGCAAGGTGGATGTCAGTGATAAGCCGCGCGAGAGCGCGGCTTCCCGTCGGCGAATCCTGGAGGACCTGTTGCCGCGCCTGCAACGCGCCGGGGTCAAAATCCATACGCTCGGGCTCTCCGACGGCGTGGATCGGGAACTGCTGACGACACTTTCGGCCGCCAGCGGCGGCTGGTATGAAGAGGCCCGCGACAGCGAGGCGCTGCAACGACTGTTTCTGCGGCTGTTTGAAAAGGCGGTCACGGTGCAGACCCTGCCCCTGACGAACAACCGCTTTGTCGTCGATGACATGGTCGAGGATATTACCTTGCTGGTGTTTCGTGAAGATGGCGACCCATCTCTGAGTATCGTCACTCCCGAACAGCAATCCTGGCGCGAAACAGATCATCCTTCGTCGGCACGCTGGTATGGCGAACAGGCCTATGATCTGGTGACCATCGAACAGCCGCAAAGCGGTGAGTGGCAGCTGCAGACCCGCGAGGATCCCGATAACCGGGTCACGGTGCTGACCAATCTGCAACTGCAGGTGGATCCGTTGCCGGATCATCTGTTGCTTCAGGATCCGCTGAAGATAAATGCCTGGCTCAGTGACAAAGGGCAACGGCTCAACGATCAATCCTTCCTTGAACTGGTCGACTTCAGCCTGCATACCGATAATCCGCCGGATTCCGGGGTGTCGCGCTATGAACTGAACGATACCGACACCGACGGGGCTTACCAGCGCGATATGCAACAGGCTCTGGTAGTCGGTGAGCATACTCTGCGGGTGCGAGCCAGCAGCCCGACCTTCGAACGCGAGCAGGTCCATCATCTGCGCGTGTATGACGCGCCGCTGACCATCCGACTGGACGAGCAACCTGAGGGAGATTACCGACTTCAGATTAACCCGGTGACGGCCCTGTTCCAGCCCGACTCAATCCAGGTGGCGGTGCATAACAGCGCCGATATGCCGATCGAACTGACCCGCGAGGGCAATGCCTGGCAGGCCGAGGTGCCGGCGAGCTTGCGTGGCGAGAGCCTGAGCATTGAATTTCAGGCGACCCGCCAGGATGGACGTGATTTTGTCAGTCATGTGGAACGCCTGATAGGCCGTGCGCCGGCCAGCGCCCTGGCCAGCGAAGGGGACGACAGCCCGGCCTCAACCGCCGGCGGTCCACAAAGTGAACCGCAGACGCAAACGGAACTGGACTGGCGCTGGGTGATTGGCATGGTGGTCGTGACCAATTTGTTACTCATCCTGGGTGGTCTGGCGATCTATGTTTATTTGCGCAAGTTACGCCGTGATGTTCTGGCCTCCGAAGAGAAGGAGTTGGAACTATGAACGAGTTTCTGACCGGCTTGCTGGTGCTGACCAGTGAATTGAGCGCGGTATTGTTGCTGGGCGCCATTGTGCTGCTGGTGTGGATGATTCGCCGTCAGCGCAAGCACCGGCGGCTGGCCCTGGAGTTGATCCATCGCCTGCGCGAGTCGGAGCCCGAACGGCGGCAGAAACTCGTCGCGCTGCTTACCGAGCATCTTGAAATGAATGCCGAGCAGGCCGAGGCCCGGGCCCGGGCGATGCTCAAATGTGAAACCAGCCTCTACTCCCACGTGTTGCGCCTGTTCATGGGACGGGACCCGGAACAGCTGCTGCAGGTGGATCACGATGTCGAAAGGCTGGTCAGAAGCTACTATCATTTACTGGAAACCGAAGACGAGGGCGACGCCGAACGTGAATCGCTGCTCGTCAAGCTCAAGCGCGAAAACAAACAGCTGCGGGATGAGAAGGCAAGTTTGCAGAAAAACCTTGAGACCACCATGGAAACCATGGAGAACATGATGGACGAATACGCCTCCATGTATGAAGGCGGGCACAAGGAAGGCGAGCAACGGCTGAAAAACGAAATGTTCAAGTTGCAGCAGAAGATCAGCAAGGTGGTTTCCAGTGACAACGGTGAGGAACAGGGGCATGAAACGGATGACGAAGATGAAATACCAGAGCTGGACCCCGATACCGAGGAACCCAAACCAAATCAGTAATATCTCTGGTGGATAAGAAGCAATCCCTCGTGCGGGCTCCGCGATCACTTGTTTGGCAGAGGTGAACCATGAGCGGCAAATCACAGCCCCGGAATTCCATCAGCATGCACGACGGTATCGCCGTCTGGTGCGACTGTTGCTCCTGCGAGGCCGAACCCTACTGGCAGGCTGTGGCCGAAGAACTCGGCATCGACCTGGGAAGTGACTACGAAGCGGATGCTGCGTCTGACAGGCCGGTATCCACTTTTCGGCGCTCTGGAATAAAACGCAAAGATCGCAAAGACGCCAAGGACGCAGAGAAATAATTTTTACTTTGCGACCTCTGCGCCTTTGCGTTCTCCGCGTTACTTCCCAGGGCGTATGAGAGAAGCGAAAACAAAAAGGCCTCCGCATGGAGGCCTTTTAGTAGTTTGATGCTGGTCGCTCAATTTGGGTTCTGGTGACTAGCGCCTAGAAACTAGCCCCTTGACGTCAGGCGGACAACGCCCCGCGCAATTTCTTCATGGCGTTGCTTTCCAGCTGACGGATCCGTTCGGCCGAGATGTTGTAGGTATCGGCCAGATCATGCAGCGTGGATTTGTTGTCGCTCAACCAGCGCCGGGTGATGATGTCGCGGCTGCGATCGTCCAGCTTCTGCAGGGCGCCCAGCAGCTGTTGTTTGCTGTGCGCCTCCCACTGCTGGTCTTCCACCACCTGCGACGGCTCATGGCTCATGTCTTCCAGAAAGCCGACCGGTGAGAGGTTGGGTCGATCGTCGTCGTCGTCATCCGGCTGATCGAAGCCGACGTCCTGGCCGCTCATGCGCGACTCCATTTCACGCACATCCTTGGCGGAGACGCCCAGATCCTCGGCCACCGATTCGACCTCGTTCTGGTTGAACCAGCCCAGACGCTGCTTGGCGCTGCGCAGGTTGAAGAACAGTTTACGCTGCGCCTTGGTGGTGGCGACCTTGACGATGCGCCAGTTGCGCAGGATGTATTCGTGAATCTCGGCGCGGATCCAGTAGACCGCAAAAGAAACCAGGCGCACCCCCACGTTGGGGTCGAAGCGTTTGACCGCTTTCATCAGGCCGATGTTGCCCTCCTGGATCAGATCCGCCTGGGGCAGGCCGTAGCCGCTGTAACTGCGGGCAATGTGGACCACAAAGCGCAGATGCGAGAGCACCAGCTGTTGCGCGGCATCCAGATCCTGCTGTTCCTGCCAGCGTCGGGCCAGTGAGGTCTCTTCCTCCGCCGAAAGCATCGGAATACTGCGCGTTGCCTGGATATAGGATTCCAGGTTGCCGGTCGGGACGGCCAGTTGCAGTTCTAGACCCTTACTCATAATCTGTGTTTCCTCATTCATCATATTCACCAATACTAGCACTCGATAAGTTAGAGTGCCAAATACCTTATTAGTTCACTCTAATATATAGACTGAAATTGTCAAGATTACAAAGACTTGTGGAACACTATTGGCTGGAATAGTTCCATGGGGAGGCCTGCACGCCGTCGCTGGCGAACAGGCTGGCGCGGTTTCGGCCCTGCTCCTTGGAATGGTAGAGCGCCTGGTCGGCCTTGTTGAGGAAGTCGCTCAGGGGCAGATCGGGGTGGTCCTCGGTGCTGGCCAGCCCCAGGCTGATGGTGATATCGACCCCGGCCGGCTGCAGGTGCTCGATGTGGTGGCGCAGCTTTTCCGCCAGCTCGAACATGGCGTCGGCCTGGGTCTGTCGGACCAGCACGCAGAATTCTTCCCCGCCGAAACGCACGGCCATATCGTCCGGGAACCACTGATTGAGCGTCGCGCCCAGCTCGGCCAGCACGTGATCGCCGGTAATGTGGCCCAGGGTATCGTTGACCCGTTTGAAGTGATCGATGTCGATCAGCATAGCCCAGACCGGCTGCTGCGTGGTGTCCCGAATGAAGCTTTCACCGTTGTCCACCAGATAGCGTTTGCTGCGCACGCCGGTCAGGCTGTCGGTGGCGGCGATCCAGCGCATCGCCTCGGTCTGCTGCTTGAGCGCATCATACTGGTGCTTGATCAACAGCAGCGAGCGGACCCGGGCGATCAGCACCTCTTCGATCAGGGGCTTGCCGACAAAATCGTTGCCCCCGGCGTGGAACACCTCGACCTGTTTCTGTTTGTCGTCGGAGCCGGTCAGCACCAGCACCGGCAGCTCCTGCTGCGACAGGTGCAGGCGGGCGCGGATGGCGTGCAGCAGGTCACCGCCGGTCAACGCCCCTTCGAGGAAGAAATCGGTGATGACCATGTCGAACTCGCTGTCGGGATTGGGGTTGTCCAGCAGCACGATGGCCTGCTCGGCGTTGTCGGTCAGGGTGACCTTGAGGCCGTGTTTTTCGAGGATTTTCCGGGTCACCGCGGCGGCAGTGCGGCTGTC is a window of Thiohalophilus sp. DNA encoding:
- a CDS encoding vWA domain-containing protein yields the protein MLLLLSGAAPLWADAAPTTDLRVLIDISGSMKQTDPDNLRRPALKLLTGLMPEGTRAGVWTFGQYVNMAVPYGRVDADWKARARREADALHSRGLYTNIEAALEKAAFNWQSPDPAYDRHLLLLTDGKVDVSDKPRESAASRRRILEDLLPRLQRAGVKIHTLGLSDGVDRELLTTLSAASGGWYEEARDSEALQRLFLRLFEKAVTVQTLPLTNNRFVVDDMVEDITLLVFREDGDPSLSIVTPEQQSWRETDHPSSARWYGEQAYDLVTIEQPQSGEWQLQTREDPDNRVTVLTNLQLQVDPLPDHLLLQDPLKINAWLSDKGQRLNDQSFLELVDFSLHTDNPPDSGVSRYELNDTDTDGAYQRDMQQALVVGEHTLRVRASSPTFEREQVHHLRVYDAPLTIRLDEQPEGDYRLQINPVTALFQPDSIQVAVHNSADMPIELTREGNAWQAEVPASLRGESLSIEFQATRQDGRDFVSHVERLIGRAPASALASEGDDSPASTAGGPQSEPQTQTELDWRWVIGMVVVTNLLLILGGLAIYVYLRKLRRDVLASEEKELEL
- the ccoS gene encoding cbb3-type cytochrome oxidase assembly protein CcoS, with amino-acid sequence MEILYLLIPIAVIVLAVAIGALIWAVRSGQFEDLEGPAHRILMDDDDPRIPSRRREDTSEEDKDRST
- a CDS encoding heavy metal translocating P-type ATPase; translation: MSEEHHSCFHCGQPVPPGSHYQAVIDGEARPMCCPGCEAVANAIVEAGLEDFYRYRTENAPNPAQLVPEALKTLDLYDRPEVQQRFVSGEPEEREASLILEGITCAACVWLNERHVGNLPGVLEFSVNYSTQRARVRWDERQIQLSDILRAISAIGYRAHPYDPHRQAQVQQRERGRALRRLAIAGLGMMQVMMLAVALYAGEDQGMSRDMMHFLRWVSLIIATPVVVYAGWPFYTAAWRDLRQRQLGMDVPVALAVGGTYIASAIATVTRGGEVYFESATMFVFFLLLSRYLEMGARQRASAAVENLATLLPALATRLNAQGEETQVGVAELVPGDRVRIRPGETVPADGEVLSGTSSVDESLLTGESLPRPRQAGDGLIGGAVNVESPLEMRVTRVGQDTVLSGIQRLLDRAQSEKPRIARLAQRGTGHFVLLVLLLAAGAGLIWWQIDPARAFWVAVAVLVVSCPCALSLATPVAMTASTGQLTRRGVITTRGHALETLARMDTLIFDKTGTLTEGQLSLARVRPLGELSAPRALALAAALEQGSEHPLARAIRAEAGAPPSVERLQATPGCGVSGEIDGVTYRVGTLAFVSELSGIEGGAVPAATPGTSPVYLGSGEGMLALLELSDRLRCDAKATVAGLQELGIEVRLFSGDDAAAVSRVAEQLGIQQARGALLPADKLAGLRELQEQGQTVAMVGDGVNDAPVLSQAHVSIAMASGVELARNSADMILQSNRLGHLLGAVKQSRATLRIVRQNIGWALGYNLVALPVAAAGFLTPWLAALGMSLSSLLVVLNALRLLRGEKPASAPDREAGVSPLSPVADNEGRPG
- a CDS encoding response regulator, with the protein product MSDIQTRILVVDGSSVSRAILARILREEMDHVEVVTCESGNEALALLKQAHFDLITTALLLSDMDGLALSRAVRDTRQHHYTPVIVVSGDADERLLREGFEAGVTDYFDKSSGYKAFGDFIKSFIQRNTGLVGHVLYVEDSRTAAAVTRKILEKHGLKVTLTDNAEQAIVLLDNPNPDSEFDMVITDFFLEGALTGGDLLHAIRARLHLSQQELPVLVLTGSDDKQKQVEVFHAGGNDFVGKPLIEEVLIARVRSLLLIKHQYDALKQQTEAMRWIAATDSLTGVRSKRYLVDNGESFIRDTTQQPVWAMLIDIDHFKRVNDTLGHITGDHVLAELGATLNQWFPDDMAVRFGGEEFCVLVRQTQADAMFELAEKLRHHIEHLQPAGVDITISLGLASTEDHPDLPLSDFLNKADQALYHSKEQGRNRASLFASDGVQASPWNYSSQ
- the rpoH gene encoding RNA polymerase sigma factor RpoH yields the protein MSKGLELQLAVPTGNLESYIQATRSIPMLSAEEETSLARRWQEQQDLDAAQQLVLSHLRFVVHIARSYSGYGLPQADLIQEGNIGLMKAVKRFDPNVGVRLVSFAVYWIRAEIHEYILRNWRIVKVATTKAQRKLFFNLRSAKQRLGWFNQNEVESVAEDLGVSAKDVREMESRMSGQDVGFDQPDDDDDDRPNLSPVGFLEDMSHEPSQVVEDQQWEAHSKQQLLGALQKLDDRSRDIITRRWLSDNKSTLHDLADTYNISAERIRQLESNAMKKLRGALSA